In the genome of Candoia aspera isolate rCanAsp1 chromosome 1, rCanAsp1.hap2, whole genome shotgun sequence, one region contains:
- the LOC134507362 gene encoding alpha-1,3-mannosyl-glycoprotein 4-beta-N-acetylglucosaminyltransferase C-like — MKSKNVWKSLTCTCGNISRLCFLLGLFILFAMIWKQGKKDCKCSITTPYMVTERKKVIIPECPFWKKTQNLNISVLESASGPLPIKYKYLVGSPPSKTRFLTIGISSIYKVKEQRLLGTVESIFSHCSPEELKQILLVIYLANNDSEINVQTAKEIKERFSEHINAGRLLVIQSSTASYPPLGNVKDQHWGNREEIGYAAKQNVDYAYLINFCANLSQYYLMLEDDIVCSTNFVSIIQGYIKDRKEQWTTIAFSRLGFIGKLYHNSDLTRLARFLLMFYHDLPGDWLLELFHKSRAQESLIIFRPSLFQHVGRVSSFHSIETEIIDPEFEEDSGDLGDFLTASCFTNIPSVLNYEPENVCPPGNGVFWGKDVTADSFFTIVFGNPIVPQKIRIYTGSAEYNKDILYDGYVEEGRLKVHTEDGQTCLIFKKLGKFRNGRFELKDEKKDNDIECLRIQVTAPQKEWLRIRKINIWVKKY, encoded by the exons atgaaATCTAAGAATGTATGGAAGTCCCTAACCTGCACTTGTGGAAATATTTCTAGATTATGCTTTCTCCTAGGACTCTTCATATTATTTGCTATGATTTGGAAGCAAGGCAAAAAGGATTGCAAATGTTCCATAACGACACCTTACATG gttacagaaagaaagaaggtaaTCATTCCAGAGTGTCCCTTTTGGAAGAAAACACAGAATCTAAACATCAGTGTACTGGAAAGTGCTTCAGGTCCTTTACcgattaaatataaatatcttgTTGGATCCCCTCCCTCTAAAACGA GATTCTTGACCATTGGAATCTCATCGATCTATAAAGTGAAGGAGCAGCGTTTACTGGGGACAGTTGAGTCCATTTTCAGTCACTGCTCTCCAGAAGAATTAAAGCAGATCCTCCTAGTGATATACCTTGCCAATAATGATTCTGAGATAAATGTCCAAACTGCCAAAGAAATTAAGGAAAGGTTCAGCGAACATATTAATGCAGGAAGACTACTTGTTATTCAAAGCTCTACAGCAAGTTATCCTCCATTAGGGAATGTGAAAGACCAGCATTGGGGCAACAGGGAAGAAATCGGCTATGCAGCCAAACAAAATGTGGACTAtgcttatttaattaatttctgtgCCAATCTATCCCAATATTATTTGATGTTAGAAGATGATATTGTTTGTTCCACCAATTTTGTATCCATTATACAAGGTTACATAAAGGATAGAAAGGAACAGTGGACCACAATCGCGTTTTCCAGACTGGGCTTCATAGGGAAGCTCTATCATAACTCTGACCTTACCAGATTAGCCCGATTCCTCTTGATGTTCTATCATGACCTGCCTGGGGACTGGCTCCTTGAATTGTTTCATAAATCTCGGGCTCAAGAAAGTCTCATAATCTTCCGCCCTTCTCTTTTCCAACATGTAGGGAGAGTTTCTTCATTTCACAGTATTGAAACTGAAATCATTGATCCAGAGTTTGAAGAAGATTCTGGAGATTTGGGAGATTTCCTTACTGCTTCGTGTTTCACAAATATTCCCAGTGTTTTAAATTATGAACCGGAAAATGTGTGTCCTCCTGGAAATGGTGTCTTTTGGGGCAAGGATGTAACAGCAGATAGCTTTTTCACCATTGTTTTTGGAAATCCAATTGTTCCTCAGAAGATTCGGATTTACACAGGGTCAGCTGAATATAATAAGGACATCCTCTATGATGGTTATGTAGAAGAGGGAAGACTCAAAGTCCATACAGAAGATGGACAAACATGCCTAATTTTCAAAAAACTAGGAAAATTTAGGAATGGACGTTTTGAGTTGAAAGATGAGAAAAAAGACAATGACATAGAGTGTCTTCGAATTCAAGTCACAGCACCACAAAAAGAATGGCTGAGAATAAGGAAAATTAATATTTGGGTGAAGAAGTATTAA